The following coding sequences lie in one Primulina huaijiensis isolate GDHJ02 chromosome 2, ASM1229523v2, whole genome shotgun sequence genomic window:
- the LOC140971081 gene encoding protein root UVB sensitive 5-like isoform X1 encodes MASPLRLSHQNFFNDCGRKSSPEIFDRFRVSCYPVPSAGAGGPQFSNEESQPRLPLLEKYGNGTSKRYIIESDSRIRTILCERVPETSVFQDSAFVEHDTRLSWLPTIIKDFILPAGFPDSVSDDYLDYILLQFPTNVTGWICHTLVTSSLLKAVGLGSFSGSTAAAAAATIRWVSKDGIGAVGRLFIGGRFGNLFDNDPKQWRLYADFIGSAGSIFDLSTQLYPAYFLPLASVGNLAKAVGRGLRDPSFRVIQNHFAISGNLGEVSAKEEVWEVAAELVGLGLGILALDTPGISSSYPVMALTWLGMRLLHLWLRYLSLSVLRFNTINLKRARILVNSHVLHCKVPGINFCNKIEDILVWERFIKPRIIFGVSLEEMITGKRRGFMLRILLKLYAEENYFLVLNQQRTEFEVFVSFKEGATSVSVLRSVWQSYWLHQNWSKSDDAFHQLEQSLVELNARFDDFLLQLEASEWDTSQINLKVPKEILVQEHHTL; translated from the exons atggcTTCACCTCTGCGACTCTCTCACCAGAATTTCTTCAATGATTGCGGGAGAAAGTCATCACCGGAGATATTTGATCGGTTCCGGGTGTCCTGTTATCCGGTTCCATCCGCCGGAGCAGGGGGCCCCCAGTTTTCAAA TGAGGAAAGTCAACCACGTCTGCCtctactggaaaaatatggaaatgGGACTTCCAAAAG ATATATCATAGAGAGTGATTCAAGGATTAGAACAATCCTTTGCGAACGTGTACCTGAAACTAGTGTATTTCAAGATTCGGCCTTCGTGGAACATGACACAAGACTATCTTGGCTTCCAACAATTATTAAGGACTTCATTCTGCCTGCTGGCTTCCCTG ATTCTGTTTCAGATGATTACTTGGACTACATATTGCTTCAGTTCCCAACTAATGTGACGGGATGGATTTGTCATACACTGGTGACTTCCAGTCTTTTAAAG GCTGTTGGATTAGGGTCATTTTCAGGATCcacggcggcggcggcggctgcCACAATCAG ATGGGTGTCTAAGGATGGCATTGGTGCTGTTGGTCGATTATTCATTG GTGGAAGATTTGGTAATCTTTTTGACAATGATCCTAAACAATGGCGCTTGTATGCAGACTTCATTGGTAGCGCAGGAAG CATCTTTGATCTCAGCACCCAGTTATATCCTGCTTATTTCCTGCCGTTGGCATCGGTTGGTAATCTTGCCAAG GCTGTTGGGAGGGGCCTAAGAGATCCATCATTTCGGGTTATACAAAACCATTTTGCCATCTCAGGAAATCTGGGAGAGGTCTCTGCAAAG GAAGAAGTTTGGGAAGTAGCTGCTGAGCTAGTTGGACTAGGTCTAGGCATACTTGCTTTG gATACTCCTGGTATTTCGTCATCATATCCTGTGATGGCATTAACTTGGCTGGGCATGCGGCTACTACACCTTTGGTTGCGCTATTTGTCCCTCTCTGTTCTGCGGTTCAATACA ATAAATCTTAAGCGTGCTCGTATACTGGTAAATTCGCATGTGTTGCACTGTAAAGTTCCAG GAATCAATTTCTGTAACAAGATTGAAGATATATTAGTATGGGAAAGGTTTATAAAACCAAGAATTATATTTGGTGTGTCCTTGGAGGAGATGATTACTGGCAAGAGACGTGGCTTCATG TTGAGGATCCTTCTTAAACTTTACGCAGAAGAGAATTACTTTCTTGTTCTGAATCAACAGCGAACAGAATTTGAGGTCTTTGTATCCTTcaag GAAGGAGCTACAAGTGTATCAGTGTTGCGAAGTGTGTGGCAATCCTACTGGCTCCATCAAAACTGGAGTAAATCAGATGACGCTTTCCATCAACTCGAGCAAAGCTTGGTGGAATTGAATGCTAGGTTTGATGATTTCCTGCTACAACTTGAAGCATCTGAATGGGATACAagtcaaataaatttaaaggtGCCGAAAGAAATTTTGGTACAGGAACACCATACTTTGTGA
- the LOC140971081 gene encoding protein root UVB sensitive 5-like isoform X2, whose product MLWAVGLGSFSGSTAAAAAATIRWVSKDGIGAVGRLFIGGRFGNLFDNDPKQWRLYADFIGSAGSIFDLSTQLYPAYFLPLASVGNLAKAVGRGLRDPSFRVIQNHFAISGNLGEVSAKEEVWEVAAELVGLGLGILALDTPGISSSYPVMALTWLGMRLLHLWLRYLSLSVLRFNTINLKRARILVNSHVLHCKVPGINFCNKIEDILVWERFIKPRIIFGVSLEEMITGKRRGFMLRILLKLYAEENYFLVLNQQRTEFEVFVSFKEGATSVSVLRSVWQSYWLHQNWSKSDDAFHQLEQSLVELNARFDDFLLQLEASEWDTSQINLKVPKEILVQEHHTL is encoded by the exons ATGCTATGG GCTGTTGGATTAGGGTCATTTTCAGGATCcacggcggcggcggcggctgcCACAATCAG ATGGGTGTCTAAGGATGGCATTGGTGCTGTTGGTCGATTATTCATTG GTGGAAGATTTGGTAATCTTTTTGACAATGATCCTAAACAATGGCGCTTGTATGCAGACTTCATTGGTAGCGCAGGAAG CATCTTTGATCTCAGCACCCAGTTATATCCTGCTTATTTCCTGCCGTTGGCATCGGTTGGTAATCTTGCCAAG GCTGTTGGGAGGGGCCTAAGAGATCCATCATTTCGGGTTATACAAAACCATTTTGCCATCTCAGGAAATCTGGGAGAGGTCTCTGCAAAG GAAGAAGTTTGGGAAGTAGCTGCTGAGCTAGTTGGACTAGGTCTAGGCATACTTGCTTTG gATACTCCTGGTATTTCGTCATCATATCCTGTGATGGCATTAACTTGGCTGGGCATGCGGCTACTACACCTTTGGTTGCGCTATTTGTCCCTCTCTGTTCTGCGGTTCAATACA ATAAATCTTAAGCGTGCTCGTATACTGGTAAATTCGCATGTGTTGCACTGTAAAGTTCCAG GAATCAATTTCTGTAACAAGATTGAAGATATATTAGTATGGGAAAGGTTTATAAAACCAAGAATTATATTTGGTGTGTCCTTGGAGGAGATGATTACTGGCAAGAGACGTGGCTTCATG TTGAGGATCCTTCTTAAACTTTACGCAGAAGAGAATTACTTTCTTGTTCTGAATCAACAGCGAACAGAATTTGAGGTCTTTGTATCCTTcaag GAAGGAGCTACAAGTGTATCAGTGTTGCGAAGTGTGTGGCAATCCTACTGGCTCCATCAAAACTGGAGTAAATCAGATGACGCTTTCCATCAACTCGAGCAAAGCTTGGTGGAATTGAATGCTAGGTTTGATGATTTCCTGCTACAACTTGAAGCATCTGAATGGGATACAagtcaaataaatttaaaggtGCCGAAAGAAATTTTGGTACAGGAACACCATACTTTGTGA